In Ctenopharyngodon idella isolate HZGC_01 chromosome 1, HZGC01, whole genome shotgun sequence, a single genomic region encodes these proteins:
- the spry2 gene encoding protein sprouty homolog 2: METRAQNGGGSGSSGLLRALRDSGRPQTGDSEPWEGQVLSLDQIRTIRSSNEYTEGPTVVPRPPDSQQKVDSQPSSLNSNSSIELSEHRSSPGAQRAGQQTPPQAPHSPRSDVSRSNSGPSDGSHGTARASTGSTSSEQRLLGNTAGMVDRVVRVQPKRSEPKQDELKPFAPAGGQATDGKHSNRCEDCGRCKCKACTCPRTLPSCWMCGRRCVCSATTTMDYVTCVCCVKGLFYHCSNDDEDVCADKPFSCSQSHCCMRWSAISVLTLFLPCLLCYLPAKGCVALCQACYDCTSRPGCRCKNKGVDEARFLE; this comes from the coding sequence ATGGAGACGAGAGCTCAAAATGGCGGCGGCAGCGGCTCCTCTGGCTTGCTGCGAGCTTTGCGTGACAGTGGCAGACCCCAAACTGGGGACTCAGAGCCTTGGGAAGGTCAGGTGCTCTCCCTGGACCAGATCAGGACCATCCGCAGCAGCAATGAGTACACGGAGGGCCCGACGGTGGTACCCCGGCCGCCAGACTCCCAGCAGAAAGTGGACTCGCAACCTTCCAGCCTGAATTCCAACTCCTCCATTGAGCTCTCCGAGCATAGAAGCTCCCCAGGAGCCCAACGAGCTGGACAGCAGACTCCTCCACAAGCCCCTCATTCGCCGAGGAGTGACGTGAGCAGATCTAACAGTGGCCCCAGCGATGGCTCACATGGTACGGCTAGGGCGAGCACAGGCAGCACCTCATCGGAGCAAAgacttttgggaaacacagccGGGATGGTCGATCGGGTGGTGAGGGTGCAGCCTAAACGCTCAGAGCCGAAGCAGGACGAACTGAAACCCTTTGCGCCGGCCGGAGGCCAGGCCACCGACGGAAAGCACTCGAATCGCTGTGAGGACTGCGGCCGCTGCAAGTGCAAAGCGTGCACCTGCCCTCGGACCCTGCCCTCCTGTTGGATGTGCGGGCGCAGGTGCGTTTGCTCTGCGACGACGACGATGGACTATGTCACCTGTGTCTGCTGCGTCAAAGGTCTCTTCTACCACTGCTCCAACGACGATGAGGATGTGTGCGCGGACAAGCCCTTCTCTTGCAGCCAGTCGCATTGCTGCATGCGGTGGTCGGCCATAAGCGTCCTGACACTTTTCTTGCCCTGCCTGCTTTGCTACCTCCCAGCGAAGGGCTGCGTGGCACTGTGCCAGGCGTGCTATGACTGCACCAGTCGGCCAGGATGCCGCTGCAAGAACAAAGGAGTTGACGAGGCTCGGTTCCTGGAGTAG